GGGGTTAAAATGGCAGGTGCCAAGCAAAGATACTTTTTCTTCCATCCAGGAAGAAGAATTAGAGAAGGCAAAATCCGAGCTCAAAAAGGCAAATTTTATATTAGTCAATGAAAAGGGGTTAGCAGAGACTCTTATCCAAATTAGCCGCTTGACCAAGCAATACAATCTTAAGATTAAAGAAATCTCGCCAGCAGATGAAAAGGAACCTCAAGATAAAAAAGGGCTTTCTCTAAACAGAACTTTGCATAATTTGGTAATGGCGGGCAACTTTTTAGATTTTAAGAATTTTTTAAAAGAAATCAAAAGCTTATCAAAACTTGTTACGATTGAGAAAGTATTAATCGAGCGCGAAAGTGAAGGAGAAAATTTAAAGATAATTTTGTTACTTGCAATTTACTATAAATAATCGTATGTGTTTAGCTAAAGCTAAACATAATTGTAAATTGCAAATTGTAGATTGCAAATTGTAAAATGAAATGAGGAACGAAGAAGTTTTGATTTAGATTTTGTATTTTAAAAAAATTTACAATTTAAAATTTACAATTTAAAATTTGCAATTAAAGAAAGCGATTTTTGGCTCTTTAATGAGGAAGTTCAATACATATTAAGGAGACTAAACATATACAAATAATCTATGAATGTATTAGTTATTATTTGTTTTTTATATCTGGGAGGCGCTGTTTATGGCGAAAAAAATACGGCGGATACGATTCAAACTGCATCCCTGAAAGAGCGGGATCCTTTCAGTTTGAGTAGAGAACTTCTTAAGAAAACCGTATCAGACAAC
The sequence above is a segment of the bacterium genome. Coding sequences within it:
- the pilO gene encoding type 4a pilus biogenesis protein PilO, coding for MVKKRLTKLEQMGIVALIAVIACFFYVKKVYEPECKKFKELKGEWDKLSKEVKGLKWQVPSKDTFSSIQEEELEKAKSELKKANFILVNEKGLAETLIQISRLTKQYNLKIKEISPADEKEPQDKKGLSLNRTLHNLVMAGNFLDFKNFLKEIKSLSKLVTIEKVLIERESEGENLKIILLLAIYYK